One genomic region from Planctomycetia bacterium encodes:
- a CDS encoding PIG-L family deacetylase: protein MSSVFAIAAHPDDIEIVMAGTLSLLQDVGYDVHYMNVANGCCGSTVYGREELIAMRREEAREACRIAGFTWHESLVNDMEVMYDRPTLFRLTAIVREVRPAIVLTHSPVDYMEDHTNTCRLATTAAFARCMPNFPCDPPTAAYYDDVAVYHAQPHGNTDPLYGPIVPKLFVDVGTKIPLKTEMLAAHRSQKLWLDQSQGMDSYLHSMQELMRGVGKLSGGRCEYAEGWRRHLHLGFSAGPIDPLREALGSKAIAAD, encoded by the coding sequence ATGTCCTCCGTTTTTGCGATTGCTGCGCATCCTGACGATATCGAAATCGTGATGGCCGGTACGTTGTCGTTGTTGCAGGATGTCGGTTACGACGTCCACTACATGAACGTCGCCAACGGTTGTTGCGGGTCGACCGTGTATGGTCGTGAAGAGTTGATCGCGATGCGGCGCGAAGAAGCGCGCGAGGCGTGTCGGATCGCCGGGTTCACTTGGCACGAAAGTCTCGTGAACGATATGGAGGTGATGTACGATCGGCCGACTTTGTTTCGGCTCACGGCGATCGTGCGCGAGGTGCGGCCGGCGATCGTGCTTACGCACTCGCCCGTCGACTACATGGAAGATCATACGAACACCTGCCGCCTCGCCACGACCGCGGCCTTCGCGCGCTGCATGCCGAACTTCCCTTGCGATCCGCCGACGGCGGCCTATTACGACGACGTCGCGGTTTACCACGCGCAGCCGCACGGCAATACCGATCCTCTCTATGGGCCGATCGTGCCGAAGTTGTTCGTCGACGTGGGGACTAAGATCCCGTTGAAGACGGAAATGCTCGCGGCGCATCGCAGCCAGAAGCTCTGGCTCGACCAAAGCCAAGGGATGGATTCGTATCTCCATTCGATGCAAGAACTGATGCGCGGCGTGGGGAAGCTGTCGGGTGGCCGTTGCGAATATGCCGAAGGCTGGCGACGGCATCTGCATCTCGGGTTCAGCGCCGGCCCGATCGATCCGCTGCGCGAAGCGCTCGGGTCGAAAGCGATCGCCGCCGACTAA
- a CDS encoding glucosamine-6-phosphate isomerase — protein MRPLSKISADWWDYTTLDKDILDEAARLTPADLAKLARPGFAIKFYETREDFYLAEALEYITAWKQATPERPAGICGPIGPTEQLPLVARLVNELELDLKHCHFWGMDEWVLDGKEAPIDFPLSFAKADMDLCFDRIRPELRMPKENIHFPKVDAREYSASYDRARCIVMQGGQGEVKHWAFNDPAKREGKYKDAPPTPEEYRKLGTRIVDLHPMTIIQNARTSGGGVVTNVPQQALTVGPVETWKSEKVSIWHYGHHDNPFGLRLTSLMISKKLADSSVPMSLLADHPNVQFNFYTPGIGSCDSEMH, from the coding sequence ATGCGACCGCTATCGAAGATCAGTGCCGATTGGTGGGACTACACGACGCTCGATAAAGACATCTTGGACGAGGCGGCCCGGCTCACGCCTGCCGACTTGGCGAAGCTCGCCCGGCCCGGCTTTGCGATTAAGTTTTACGAGACGCGCGAAGATTTTTATCTGGCTGAAGCGCTCGAATATATCACCGCGTGGAAGCAGGCGACGCCGGAGCGGCCGGCCGGAATTTGCGGGCCGATCGGGCCGACCGAGCAGTTGCCGCTCGTTGCGCGATTGGTGAACGAACTCGAACTCGACCTGAAACATTGCCATTTTTGGGGCATGGACGAATGGGTGCTCGACGGCAAAGAAGCGCCGATCGATTTCCCGTTGAGCTTCGCGAAGGCCGATATGGATCTGTGTTTCGATCGGATTCGGCCCGAGTTGAGGATGCCGAAGGAGAATATCCATTTCCCGAAAGTCGACGCGCGCGAATATTCGGCGAGCTACGATCGGGCCCGTTGCATCGTGATGCAAGGAGGCCAAGGGGAAGTGAAGCATTGGGCGTTCAACGATCCGGCGAAGCGCGAAGGGAAATACAAAGACGCGCCGCCGACGCCGGAAGAATATCGCAAACTCGGCACGCGCATCGTCGACTTACATCCGATGACGATCATTCAGAACGCGCGGACCTCGGGCGGAGGCGTCGTGACGAACGTGCCGCAACAAGCGCTGACGGTCGGGCCGGTCGAGACATGGAAGTCGGAAAAGGTTTCCATTTGGCACTACGGGCACCACGACAACCCGTTCGGCCTCCGGCTGACGAGCTTGATGATCTCGAAGAAGCTGGCCGACTCTTCGGTGCCGATGTCGCTCTTGGCCGACCACCCGAACGTGCAGTTCAATTTTTACACGCCGGGAATCGGGTCTTGCGACTCGGAGATGCATTAG
- the aceE gene encoding pyruvate dehydrogenase (acetyl-transferring), homodimeric type yields MSQVDSTPVSGDSDPAETAEWLESLQYALETKGPERVAYLMSKLSVAAHRHGVDLPFSATTPYINTIPVDKQPVFPGNREIERRIKSIIRWNAMAMVVRANKVGPDGPGGHISTFASSATLYEIGYNHFFRGKGDGYDGDQVYFQGHASPGMYSRAFVEGRLSEAQLVNFRHELAPGGGLSSYPHPWLMPEFWEFPTVSMGLGPINSIYQARFNKYLADRGLKDTTNQKVWAFLGDGECDEPESLGAITLASREKLDNLIFVINCNLQRLDGPVRGNGKIIQELEGAFRGAGWNVIKVVWGDDWDALLEKDHSGALVERMGEVVDGEYQKYVVSGGAYIREHFFGKSPELLEMVSHMSDEKINSMRRGGHDPEKVYAAYKWAAENKNGKPTVILAKTIKGYGLGEAGEGRNVAHNQKKVNENELIQFRSRFGIPISDEDVVKAPFYKPAEDSPEMKYLRERREALGGPVPIRSKERPKSIIPPNSNFADSFTSSDDREVSTTMAFVKQFARLLKDKNIGKYIVPIVPDESRTFGMDPLFSQCGIYAHAGQLYEPVDSDNFLYYKEAKDGQILEEGITEAGSMASFIAAGSSYVTHGINMIPFFVYYSMFGFQRIGDSIWLAQDMKCKGFLMGGTAGRTTLNGEGLQHQDGHSHLIASSFPGIRCYDPAYAYEIATIVLDGMREMYERDQEVMYYITLHNENYKMPAMPAGVEEGIIKGMYKVSSVDAGSGAPKVVLFGSGAILRCALDSQKLLAEKYGVSSNVYSVTSYKTLWTEANDCEHWNLLHPSETPKKSYVEKLLADETGPFISTSDNVRLVAQQIEPWVPGDYYVLGCDGVGRSDRRARLRRHFEVDAECTTLAALTRLAKQGKFDAAKLPQVIKDLGIDPEKGNPVSI; encoded by the coding sequence ATGTCGCAGGTAGATTCGACGCCGGTCAGCGGCGATAGCGATCCGGCGGAGACGGCCGAATGGCTCGAGTCGCTTCAGTATGCGCTAGAGACCAAAGGTCCGGAGCGCGTGGCGTATCTGATGTCGAAATTGTCGGTGGCGGCACATCGCCACGGCGTCGACCTGCCGTTCTCGGCGACCACTCCCTACATCAACACGATCCCGGTCGACAAGCAACCGGTCTTCCCGGGCAACCGCGAGATCGAGCGCCGCATCAAGAGCATTATCCGTTGGAACGCGATGGCGATGGTCGTTCGCGCCAACAAGGTCGGCCCCGATGGGCCCGGCGGGCACATCAGCACCTTCGCCTCCTCGGCCACGCTGTACGAAATCGGCTACAACCACTTCTTCCGCGGTAAAGGCGACGGCTACGACGGCGACCAAGTCTACTTTCAAGGTCACGCCTCGCCGGGTATGTATTCGCGTGCCTTCGTCGAAGGACGCTTGAGCGAAGCGCAACTCGTCAACTTCCGACATGAATTGGCGCCGGGCGGCGGCCTCTCCAGCTATCCGCATCCCTGGCTCATGCCGGAGTTTTGGGAGTTCCCGACGGTCTCGATGGGTCTCGGCCCGATCAATTCGATCTATCAAGCTCGCTTCAACAAATACCTCGCCGATCGCGGCTTGAAGGATACTACGAACCAAAAGGTTTGGGCGTTCCTCGGCGACGGCGAATGCGACGAGCCCGAATCGCTCGGCGCGATCACGCTCGCCTCGCGCGAAAAGCTCGACAACCTGATCTTCGTGATCAACTGCAACTTGCAACGGCTCGACGGCCCGGTGCGCGGTAACGGCAAGATCATCCAAGAGCTCGAAGGGGCTTTCCGCGGCGCCGGCTGGAACGTCATTAAGGTCGTTTGGGGCGACGATTGGGACGCACTCCTCGAAAAAGATCACAGCGGCGCGCTCGTCGAGCGGATGGGCGAAGTCGTCGACGGCGAGTACCAAAAATACGTCGTCAGCGGCGGGGCTTACATTCGCGAGCACTTCTTCGGCAAGAGCCCGGAGTTGCTGGAGATGGTGTCGCACATGAGCGACGAAAAGATCAACAGCATGCGCCGCGGCGGGCACGACCCGGAGAAGGTTTACGCCGCCTACAAGTGGGCCGCCGAAAACAAGAACGGCAAGCCGACCGTGATCCTCGCTAAGACGATCAAGGGCTACGGCCTCGGCGAAGCGGGCGAAGGTCGCAACGTTGCGCACAACCAAAAGAAGGTCAACGAGAACGAATTGATTCAGTTCCGCTCGCGGTTCGGGATTCCGATTTCGGATGAAGACGTCGTGAAGGCGCCGTTCTACAAGCCGGCAGAAGACAGCCCGGAGATGAAGTATCTCCGCGAGCGTCGCGAAGCGCTCGGCGGTCCGGTGCCGATCCGCTCGAAGGAGCGACCGAAGTCGATCATTCCGCCGAACTCGAACTTCGCCGATTCGTTCACCTCGAGCGACGATCGCGAAGTCTCGACGACGATGGCCTTCGTCAAGCAATTCGCGCGGCTCTTGAAAGACAAGAACATCGGCAAGTACATCGTGCCGATCGTCCCCGACGAGTCGCGCACATTCGGCATGGATCCGCTCTTCTCGCAATGCGGCATCTACGCTCACGCCGGCCAACTCTACGAGCCGGTCGATAGCGATAACTTCCTCTACTACAAGGAAGCCAAAGACGGCCAGATCCTCGAAGAAGGGATCACCGAGGCCGGCTCGATGGCGTCGTTCATCGCCGCGGGTTCGTCGTATGTGACGCACGGAATCAACATGATTCCGTTCTTCGTCTACTATTCGATGTTCGGTTTCCAGCGCATCGGCGACTCGATCTGGTTGGCCCAAGACATGAAGTGCAAGGGCTTCCTCATGGGAGGAACCGCGGGCCGCACCACGCTGAACGGCGAAGGCTTGCAGCATCAAGACGGCCACAGCCATTTGATCGCGTCTTCGTTCCCGGGCATCCGCTGCTACGATCCGGCCTACGCTTATGAGATTGCGACGATCGTGCTCGACGGCATGCGCGAGATGTACGAGCGCGACCAAGAGGTGATGTACTACATCACGCTCCACAACGAAAACTACAAGATGCCGGCGATGCCCGCCGGAGTCGAAGAAGGCATCATCAAGGGGATGTACAAAGTTTCCTCGGTCGACGCCGGCAGCGGCGCGCCGAAGGTCGTGTTATTCGGCAGCGGAGCCATCCTCCGCTGTGCGCTCGATTCGCAGAAGCTTTTAGCCGAGAAGTACGGCGTGTCGAGCAACGTCTACAGCGTCACGAGCTACAAGACCCTCTGGACCGAAGCCAACGACTGCGAGCATTGGAACCTGCTCCACCCGAGCGAGACGCCGAAGAAGTCGTACGTCGAAAAATTGTTGGCGGACGAAACCGGTCCGTTCATCTCGACCAGCGACAATGTCCGCCTCGTCGCGCAACAGATCGAACCTTGGGTGCCGGGCGATTACTACGTGCTCGGCTGCGACGGCGTCGGCCGAAGCGATCGCCGCGCACGTCTCCGTCGTCACTTCGAAGTGGATGCGGAATGCACGACGCTCGCCGCGCTTACTCGTCTCGCGAAGCAAGGAAAGTTCGATGCGGCGAAATTGCCGCAAGTGATTAAGGATCTCGGAATCGATCCCGAGAAGGGGAATCCGGTTTCGATTTAG
- the lpdA gene encoding dihydrolipoyl dehydrogenase, whose amino-acid sequence MHSHVVVLGGGPGGYAAAFLAADLGMEVTIVEADPRLGGTCLLRGCIPSKALLHVARVIEEAHEMTDWGVAFEKPKVSVDAVRARKEKVIGTLTGGLKQLAKQRKVRVIHAKGVFENSTTLRLEGGEIATGADNTLTFDHCVLASGSTPAKIPAFDLGTDRVMDSTGALELKDIPESLLVVGGGYIGLEMGSVYAHLGSKVTVVELLPGLLMGADRDLVKPLAARLEKLFAGIYLETKVASMAKRDDVIDVTFEATDGAKRTESFSRVLVSVGRKPNSQGIGLEKTKVEIDKKGFVKIDKQQRTADPKIFAIGDVAGEPMLAHKASHEGRTAVEVIHGDAAAQFDALAIPAVVFTDPEVAWAGLTEDQAKKEGREVEIARYPWAASGKAQALGRTEGMTKMIVDPQTDRVLGVGIVGSNAGDLISEAVLAIEMGATVEDVSRSIHPHPTLSETVAFAGEVYLGLATEIYKPRRDRQEQ is encoded by the coding sequence ATGCATAGCCATGTGGTTGTGCTCGGCGGCGGGCCGGGCGGATATGCCGCGGCTTTTCTGGCGGCCGACCTCGGGATGGAAGTCACGATCGTCGAGGCCGACCCTCGCCTCGGGGGCACCTGCCTGCTGCGCGGGTGCATCCCCTCGAAGGCCCTGCTGCATGTGGCCCGCGTGATCGAAGAAGCGCACGAGATGACCGATTGGGGGGTCGCCTTCGAGAAGCCGAAGGTGAGCGTCGACGCCGTTCGCGCTCGCAAAGAGAAGGTGATCGGCACGCTCACCGGCGGGCTCAAGCAGCTCGCGAAGCAGCGCAAGGTGCGCGTCATCCACGCGAAGGGAGTGTTCGAGAACTCCACGACCTTGCGGCTCGAAGGGGGCGAGATCGCCACCGGTGCCGACAACACGCTGACCTTCGACCATTGCGTGCTCGCGAGCGGCAGCACGCCGGCGAAGATTCCGGCGTTCGATCTCGGGACAGACCGTGTGATGGATTCGACCGGCGCTCTGGAGTTGAAGGATATCCCCGAGTCGTTGCTCGTCGTCGGCGGCGGGTACATCGGCCTGGAGATGGGGTCGGTCTATGCCCATCTCGGCTCGAAGGTTACGGTCGTCGAGTTGCTGCCGGGCTTGCTCATGGGGGCCGATCGCGATCTGGTGAAACCGCTCGCGGCGCGGCTCGAAAAGCTGTTTGCCGGGATTTATCTCGAAACGAAAGTCGCTTCGATGGCGAAGCGCGACGACGTCATCGACGTGACGTTCGAAGCCACCGACGGCGCGAAGCGAACCGAAAGCTTCAGCCGCGTGCTGGTCTCCGTCGGGCGGAAGCCGAACAGCCAAGGGATCGGTCTGGAGAAGACGAAGGTCGAGATCGATAAGAAGGGTTTCGTGAAGATCGACAAACAGCAGCGGACGGCCGACCCGAAGATCTTCGCGATCGGCGATGTCGCCGGCGAACCGATGCTGGCGCATAAGGCTTCGCACGAAGGTCGCACCGCGGTCGAAGTGATCCACGGCGATGCCGCCGCGCAGTTCGATGCGTTGGCGATTCCGGCCGTCGTGTTCACCGATCCGGAAGTGGCCTGGGCCGGCCTCACGGAAGACCAAGCGAAGAAGGAAGGCCGCGAGGTCGAAATCGCGCGCTATCCCTGGGCGGCGAGCGGCAAGGCGCAAGCTCTCGGCCGGACCGAAGGGATGACGAAAATGATCGTCGATCCGCAAACCGATCGGGTGCTCGGGGTCGGAATCGTCGGGTCGAATGCCGGCGATCTGATCAGCGAGGCGGTCTTAGCCATCGAAATGGGGGCTACCGTGGAAGACGTTTCCCGTTCGATTCATCCACACCCGACGCTGAGCGAAACGGTGGCCTTTGCCGGAGAAGTGTATCTCGGTCTCGCTACCGAGATCTATAAGCCGCGGCGTGACCGACAGGAGCAGTAG
- a CDS encoding 2-oxo acid dehydrogenase subunit E2: MAIDFKLPNLGENIDSGDVINVLVKEGDVVKANQGIIEVETGKATVEIPSPSAGTISKLFVKAGGTIKVGGTIATIEASAGGAPAAKPAAPAPKPEAAPAPKAEAPKPAPAEAKQAEVKTPETKPSPVTDPAPAPAAAEEDHEGTAAPAGPATRRLARELGVDLARVEGTGPGGRITRDDIIASVRKSTSAPVKAAGTTKSGAKPAAGGEGTPSEDKHGPIRTQPMSRTRKAIVGAMTASLTIPALTNFDDADITELDRMRKGSSEAKGAGKLTMLPFVMKAVAMALKAHPNLNASLDLKNETIIYKDYVNLGCAIDTERGLVVPVIKDVDQLSIPAISGAVAEIAEKAKVNKLGQADVSGATFTISNLGAIGGTYSTPIISQPEVAILLLGRSRYMPVVVNDKIEIRLMMPLSLSYDHRLIDGATAARFLNEVKNYLQVPGRLLLAS; encoded by the coding sequence ATGGCCATCGACTTCAAGCTTCCCAACCTCGGTGAAAACATCGATTCCGGCGACGTCATCAACGTCCTGGTCAAGGAAGGGGACGTCGTCAAGGCGAACCAAGGGATCATCGAAGTCGAGACCGGCAAAGCGACGGTCGAAATTCCGAGCCCATCGGCCGGCACGATCTCGAAGCTCTTCGTGAAGGCCGGCGGCACCATCAAGGTCGGCGGCACGATCGCCACGATCGAAGCGTCGGCCGGCGGTGCTCCGGCTGCGAAGCCCGCGGCACCTGCGCCGAAGCCCGAAGCGGCCCCGGCTCCTAAGGCGGAAGCTCCGAAGCCCGCCCCGGCCGAGGCAAAGCAAGCGGAAGTGAAGACGCCGGAAACGAAGCCTTCGCCGGTGACGGACCCGGCTCCCGCGCCGGCCGCGGCCGAAGAAGACCACGAAGGAACCGCGGCCCCGGCCGGCCCTGCCACTCGCCGGCTCGCTCGCGAACTCGGCGTCGACTTGGCTCGGGTCGAAGGAACCGGTCCCGGCGGTCGCATCACGCGCGACGACATCATCGCCTCGGTTCGCAAGTCGACGTCGGCCCCGGTGAAGGCCGCCGGTACTACGAAGAGCGGTGCCAAGCCGGCCGCCGGCGGCGAAGGGACGCCGAGCGAAGACAAGCACGGCCCGATCCGCACGCAACCGATGTCGCGCACGCGAAAGGCGATCGTCGGCGCGATGACCGCTTCGCTCACGATCCCGGCGCTCACGAACTTCGACGACGCCGACATCACCGAACTCGATCGGATGCGCAAGGGAAGCTCCGAGGCCAAGGGGGCCGGCAAGCTCACGATGTTGCCGTTCGTGATGAAAGCCGTGGCGATGGCGCTCAAGGCGCACCCGAACTTGAACGCCTCGCTCGATCTGAAGAACGAGACGATCATCTACAAGGACTACGTCAACCTCGGCTGCGCAATCGACACCGAGCGCGGGCTCGTCGTGCCGGTGATCAAAGACGTCGATCAATTGTCGATCCCGGCGATCTCCGGTGCCGTCGCCGAAATCGCCGAGAAGGCGAAAGTGAACAAGCTCGGGCAGGCCGATGTCAGCGGTGCCACGTTCACGATCTCGAACCTCGGGGCCATCGGCGGCACCTATTCGACGCCGATCATCAGTCAGCCGGAAGTCGCGATTCTGCTCTTAGGGCGGTCGCGCTACATGCCGGTCGTGGTGAACGACAAGATCGAGATTCGCCTGATGATGCCGCTCAGCTTGTCGTACGACCATCGCCTGATCGACGGCGCCACCGCGGCTCGCTTCCTCAACGAAGTGAAGAATTATCTGCAAGTGCCCGGGCGCTTGTTGCTCGCCTCGTAG
- the aroH gene encoding chorismate mutase, translating to MACRGVRGATTVENDNREEILAATRQLLALMIRINGIEAPDVASAIFTTTVDLNAEFPALAARQLGWLDIALLCTHELDVPGSLRKCIRVLLHWNTEKPAAEIQHVYIRDAVKLRPDLSRLPPVDLDELERWIQKELVTHAGGRPK from the coding sequence ATGGCTTGCCGAGGCGTTCGCGGAGCGACGACGGTCGAAAACGATAATCGCGAGGAAATTCTCGCCGCGACTCGGCAACTGCTGGCATTGATGATCCGCATCAACGGCATCGAAGCCCCCGATGTCGCCAGCGCGATCTTCACGACTACGGTCGATCTGAATGCCGAGTTCCCTGCTTTGGCCGCGCGCCAACTCGGCTGGCTCGACATCGCCTTGCTCTGCACGCACGAGCTCGACGTTCCCGGCTCGCTACGCAAGTGCATCCGCGTATTGCTGCACTGGAACACCGAGAAGCCGGCCGCGGAGATTCAACACGTCTACATTCGCGATGCAGTGAAACTCCGGCCGGATCTATCGCGGCTTCCACCGGTCGACCTCGACGAGTTGGAGCGATGGATCCAAAAAGAACTCGTTACGCACGCCGGCGGTCGGCCGAAATAG
- a CDS encoding VCBS repeat-containing protein: MHTTSRLVLKTALLLASTCVALRSASAGELALRSQEFATDLAVGYAVNIVDVDGDKKLDIVVVDTTRVVWYQNPSWKPHILIQDQTKKDNVCLGPYDIDGDGKPEFALGADWNPSNTKSGGTIQWLTRPTSGTDDRWIVRSISEEPTTHRLRWADLDGDGRSELIVVPLMGRDSTKPNFQESGVRILAFSVPKNPEADRWPMRVLNDEMHVCHNFQPLDFDGDKDLDILVTSFEGVNLLTNDGQGKFTRTLIGAGNQATSPNRGASEIKAGRLADGSRYIATIEPWHGHQVVVYTEPADPKTGLWQRTVVDEELKWGHAVWCANLDADADEELIIGVRDDLDEKDPKKRRGLRIYDPSAKAADAKAAPSSSIAWTRSLIEPGTTAIEDLAVADLDGDGKQEIIVVGRQTHNGRIYWNETK; encoded by the coding sequence ATGCATACGACTTCTCGGCTTGTTCTAAAAACGGCGCTGCTTCTGGCTTCGACCTGCGTCGCGTTGCGGTCGGCTTCGGCCGGCGAGCTTGCGCTCCGCAGCCAGGAATTCGCGACCGATCTCGCCGTCGGCTACGCGGTGAACATCGTCGACGTCGACGGCGACAAGAAGCTCGACATCGTGGTCGTCGATACGACGCGCGTCGTCTGGTATCAAAATCCGTCGTGGAAGCCGCATATCTTAATTCAAGATCAGACGAAGAAAGACAATGTCTGCCTCGGCCCGTACGACATCGATGGAGACGGCAAGCCCGAGTTCGCGCTCGGTGCCGACTGGAATCCGTCGAATACGAAAAGCGGCGGCACGATTCAATGGCTGACCCGTCCGACTTCCGGCACGGACGATCGCTGGATCGTCCGCTCGATCTCCGAAGAACCGACGACCCATCGATTGCGTTGGGCCGATCTCGACGGCGACGGCCGGAGCGAGCTGATCGTGGTTCCTTTGATGGGACGTGACTCTACGAAGCCGAACTTCCAAGAGTCGGGCGTGCGCATCCTCGCTTTCTCCGTTCCGAAGAATCCCGAAGCCGATCGCTGGCCGATGCGCGTCTTGAACGATGAGATGCATGTCTGCCACAACTTCCAGCCGCTCGATTTCGACGGCGACAAAGATCTCGACATCCTCGTCACCAGCTTCGAAGGGGTGAACCTGCTCACCAACGACGGGCAAGGAAAGTTCACCCGCACCTTGATCGGCGCGGGCAACCAAGCCACGAGTCCGAACCGCGGCGCAAGCGAAATCAAAGCCGGCCGGCTTGCCGACGGCAGCCGCTACATCGCGACGATCGAACCATGGCACGGCCACCAAGTGGTCGTCTATACGGAGCCGGCCGATCCGAAGACCGGTCTCTGGCAGCGAACCGTCGTCGACGAAGAGCTGAAATGGGGACATGCGGTCTGGTGCGCCAATCTCGATGCCGATGCTGATGAAGAGTTGATCATCGGCGTCCGCGACGATCTCGATGAAAAAGACCCGAAGAAGCGGCGCGGGCTGCGCATCTACGATCCTTCGGCGAAAGCCGCGGACGCGAAAGCGGCCCCGTCGTCCTCGATCGCTTGGACCCGATCCCTCATCGAGCCGGGGACGACGGCGATCGAAGATCTCGCCGTGGCCGATCTCGATGGCGACGGCAAACAAGAGATCATCGTCGTCGGTCGGCAAACCCACAACGGGCGGATATACTGGAACGAAACGAAGTAG
- a CDS encoding DUF1207 domain-containing protein, producing the protein MLIIALGTTTTFGQSRASGTTLKAPPKTLPVAIAKPIATPPAVATPSATVPTTTAPYTKVEPIVPRSSLGAATNARLPNTVRENLDAAREIPRRLFAPAASSRVQPPQVDPFSKGRPLISETVPATPPILTTTPAPITLGTDDDVFIEAPHDGYFGDSRFPYDPNAYLDWTPQFLPAGLIYRSYLAGVKESRMATVFEHDKRAGWMWDITLGGRVGLFRYGSTNPIRPEGFEVDVEGSAQPRLDLENNEDLQSVDFRAGLPITYGIGRWATKAAFYHISAHAGDEYMVSHPTFQRINYVRDEFVLGQSYYITDDLRLYAEAGWAFNADVAKPWEFQFGADYSPLAPSKRGSPFAAINGYIRQEQNYSGNLVVQAGWQWRPWNEGKLLRVGLQYYNGKSNQFEFYNVNENKVGLGIWYDF; encoded by the coding sequence ATGCTCATCATCGCGCTCGGCACAACGACGACGTTCGGTCAATCTCGCGCCTCGGGCACCACGCTCAAGGCCCCGCCGAAAACGCTCCCCGTCGCCATCGCAAAGCCGATCGCTACGCCTCCGGCCGTTGCAACTCCATCCGCTACAGTTCCAACCACTACGGCTCCATACACTAAGGTCGAACCGATCGTGCCTCGCTCCAGCTTAGGAGCAGCGACGAACGCGCGGCTTCCCAACACAGTCCGCGAGAACCTCGACGCGGCGCGAGAGATTCCGCGGCGCCTCTTCGCACCCGCGGCTTCGTCGCGCGTGCAGCCGCCGCAAGTCGATCCGTTTTCGAAAGGACGTCCGCTCATCTCGGAGACGGTTCCGGCGACTCCTCCGATCCTGACGACGACGCCCGCTCCGATCACGCTCGGCACCGACGACGACGTCTTCATCGAAGCGCCGCACGACGGCTATTTCGGCGATTCCCGTTTCCCTTACGATCCGAACGCCTACTTGGATTGGACGCCGCAATTTCTGCCGGCAGGATTGATCTATCGGTCTTATTTGGCCGGCGTCAAAGAGTCGCGCATGGCGACCGTGTTCGAGCACGACAAGCGAGCCGGTTGGATGTGGGACATCACGCTCGGCGGGCGGGTCGGCCTGTTTCGCTACGGGTCGACGAACCCGATTCGGCCGGAAGGTTTCGAGGTCGACGTCGAAGGTTCCGCGCAGCCAAGGCTCGATCTCGAAAACAACGAGGATCTCCAATCGGTCGACTTCCGAGCCGGCCTGCCGATCACCTACGGCATCGGTCGCTGGGCGACGAAAGCGGCCTTCTACCACATCAGCGCTCATGCCGGCGACGAATACATGGTCTCGCATCCGACGTTTCAACGCATCAACTACGTTCGCGATGAATTCGTACTCGGCCAGTCGTACTACATTACCGACGACTTACGGCTGTATGCGGAGGCCGGTTGGGCCTTCAACGCCGACGTGGCGAAGCCGTGGGAGTTTCAATTCGGGGCCGATTACAGCCCGTTGGCCCCGTCGAAGCGCGGCTCGCCGTTCGCGGCGATCAACGGCTACATTCGCCAAGAGCAGAACTACAGCGGCAACTTAGTCGTGCAGGCCGGTTGGCAATGGCGCCCGTGGAACGAAGGGAAACTCCTTCGAGTGGGGCTGCAATACTACAACGGCAAAAGCAACCAGTTCGAGTTCTACAACGTGAACGAGAACAAAGTCGGCCTAGGAATTTGGTACGACTTTTAA